The Corvus moneduloides isolate bCorMon1 chromosome 5, bCorMon1.pri, whole genome shotgun sequence genome includes a region encoding these proteins:
- the LOC116444255 gene encoding alpha-fetoprotein-like encodes MVIINAAKMCVGYLIQPFPMTLWELGAGESLYSKEECRNNRITAELGIFQSLIGSKVAFCTAITFEQFIKQAHPKSLPKSDRMNWRTILYAVLLVSLTVAKALPRTSRDVEGKTSIGQRFSQLHENNFKAIALIMFAQYVPGGTFRRAAGMAERVTDLARSCAAAARDSPDCLKPLDRIFFDTICQEKNLPRIADCCAKEDSERNDCFLSLKNFSQGFIPPLQRPDAEAACRNYSQHQQPLTAYFTYEVSRKHPFLPAPTILSVALRYEEMMKRCCGGAEGPSRHLEECFQTQTPKVVKPVRENALRQEHTCGILKKFGERTLKALKLTQISQKFPKADFVTVHKLVMDVADMHKDCCRGDMLDCMQDREDILQYVCSNQHILSSKIQQCCEQPLLQRSECIIHVENDDKPADLSPHVREFIEDKGICERFAQEKDTHLARFLYEYSRRHPEFSAQMLLRIGKGYEDLLQECCMPGAPSGCLSRGEEELRKHIYETESVMRTSCDIYNEKGDYYFQNELLMSFTKKMPQLTSAELIKFTKEMTTIGSKCCQVGQDKLLPCAEENLDLVLGEICRRHLADPINPGVCRCCSSSYAFRRPCIGKLEVDESYVPLALTPGLFAFHGDLCTTEEEKLQHRKQEMLITLLKYKPQISPEQLGSVTAAFSAMREQCCGEANPEACFLKEGPELIKRSEKMLSA; translated from the exons ATGGTAATTATCAATGCTGCAAAAATGTGCGTGGGGTACCTCATTCAGCCTTTCCCCATGACTctttgggagctgggagcaggagagagctTATACAGCAAGGAGGAGTGCAGAAATAACAGGATAACAGCTGAACTTGGGATTTTCCAGTCACTGATCGGTTCCAAAGTCGCCTTCTGCACAGCAATCACCTTTGAGCAATTT ATAAAGCAAGCTCACCCCAAGTCCCTGCCAAAATCTGACAGAATGAATTGGAGAACAATCCTTTACGCTGTTTTATTGGTGAGCCTTACAGTAGCCAAAGCCCTGCCTAGAACTTCTCGGGATGTAG agggaaaaacaagCATTGGTCAACGTTTTTCTCAGCTGCACGAGAACAACTTTAAAGCCAT TGCCCTGATCATGTTTGCCCAGTACGTGCCAGGAGGGACGTTCAGGAGAGCAGCCGGGATGGCCGAGCGGGTCACAGACCTGGCCAGAAGCTGTGCGGcggcagccagggacagccccgACTGCCTGAAGCCTCTG GACAGGATTTTCTTTGATACAATATGCCAGGAGAAAAACCTTCCCAGGATTGCTGACTGCTGTGCTAAAGAGGATTCTGAAAGAAATGACTGCTTCCTCTCCCTGAAAAATTTCTCGCAAGGCTTCATCCCTCCTTTGCAAAGGCCAGATGCCGAAGCTGCCTGCAGAAACTACTCACAGCATCAGCAACCATTAACAGCATA TTTTACTTACGAAGTTTCCAGAAAGcatcccttcctgcctgccccaACAATCCTGTCAGTTGCTCTCCGGTATGAGGAGATGATGAAGAGGTGCTGCGGAGGTGCGGAAGGCCCCTCTCGGCACCTGGAGGAATGCTTCCAGACACAG ACACCGAAGGTGGTGAAGCCAGTAAGAGAAAATGCCCTGAGGCAGGAACACACATGTGGAATCCTGAAGAAGTTTGGagaaaggaccttaaaggcTCT GAAACTTACCCAGATAAGCCAGAAATTCCCCAAAGCTGATTTTGTCACTGTTCACAAACTTGTGATGGACGTGGCTGACATGCACAAGGACTGCTGCCGCGGAGACATGCTGGACTGCATGCAGGACAGG GAAGACATTCTGCAGTATGTCTGCAGCAACCAGCACATCCTGTCCAGTAAgatccagcagtgctgtgaacaGCCCCTGTTACAAAGGAGTGAATGCATCATTCATGTGGAAAATGATGACAAACCTGCAGACCTGTCCCCCCACGTCAGGGAGTTTATTGAAGACAAAGGAATATGTGAACGTTTTGCCCAGGAAAAAGACACACACCTAGCCAG GTTTCTTTATGAATACTCCAGGAGACACCCCGAATTTTCTGCCCAGATGCTTTTAAGGATTGGCAAAGGCTACGAGGACCTGCTACAGGAGTGCTGCATGCCTGGGGCTCCCAGCGGCTGCCTCAGCAGAGGG gaggAAGAACTGAGGAAACATATTTACGAAACAGAAAGTGTCATGAGGACAAGCTGCGACATTTACAATGAGAAAGGAGATTACTATTTCCAAAACGA GCTCCTCATGAGCTTCACCAAGAAGATGCCTCAGCTGACATCTGCAGAGCTGATCAAATTCACCAAGGAAATGACAACCATCGGCTCCAAATGCTGCCAGGTGGGCCAGGACAAGCTGCTGCCTTGTGCTGAGGAAAAT CTGGATCTCGTGCTCGGGGAAATCTGTAGGAGACACCTGGCTGACCCCATAAATCCTGGAGTTTGccgctgctgcagcagctcctaTGCCTTCAGGAGGCCGTGCATAGGAAAACTGGAGGTTGATGAGAGTTATGTGCCCTTGGCCTTGACTCCAGGGCTATTTGCTTTCCATGGAGACTTGTGCACCACGGAAGAGGAAAAGCTACAGCACAGGAAGCAGGA gatgCTCATCACTCTCCTCAAATACAAGCCCCAGatcagcccagagcagctgggctccGTCACGGCCGCCTTCAGTGCCATGAGGGAACAGTGCTGCGGAGAGGCAAACCCTGAGGCCTGCTTCCTGAAAGAG ggtCCAGAACTCATCAAAAGGAGTGAGAAAATGCTGTCGGCGTAA